One Bacillota bacterium genomic window carries:
- a CDS encoding 2Fe-2S iron-sulfur cluster binding domain-containing protein: protein MDTITLTIDGRQVQVAKGSTVLEAARAAGINVPTLCYHPELRPEGACRLCVVEIKGGKSLAAACVMPAANGMEVYTNTPLVREARRIALELLLANHPFECLTCERSGNCELQTLAHDLGVREVRYSGEKRHVPIDDSSPALVRDPNKCILCGRCVRMCDEVQGVHALGYINRGWDTVVEPLFGQKLAEVACVNCGQCSTVCPTGAITEKSYVDDVWAALADPDKYVVVQTAPATRVAVGEALGMAPGAIVTGQMVAGLRRLGFDNVFDTDFTADLTILEEGNELLDRLKNGGPLPLLTSCSPGWVKFCEHFYPDLLPHVSTCKSPQQMFGAIAKTYYADKIGVKAEDMYVVSIMPCTAKKYEAQRPEMTASGVADVDAVLTVRELARMFKEAGINFEGLPEEDYDDPLGISTGAAVIFGASGGVMEAALRTVYEVVTGKTLEALDFTEVRGLTGIKEAEVDLDGTKVKVAVSNSLANARQILDKIKAGEAPWQFVEIMACPGGCIGGGGQPIPVDREAREARIKAIYDADKGMPIRKSHENPAVQTLYKEFLGEPLSHKSHELLHTHYTERSAF from the coding sequence ATGGACACAATCACGTTAACCATAGATGGCCGCCAGGTTCAGGTGGCAAAGGGTTCCACCGTGCTGGAGGCAGCGCGTGCAGCCGGCATTAACGTTCCGACCCTTTGCTATCATCCCGAGCTTCGGCCTGAAGGCGCCTGTCGTTTATGTGTGGTGGAAATAAAAGGCGGCAAGAGCTTAGCTGCGGCTTGTGTCATGCCGGCGGCTAATGGTATGGAGGTTTATACCAATACGCCGCTGGTGCGCGAGGCTCGCCGTATTGCTTTGGAACTGCTGCTGGCCAACCACCCGTTTGAATGTCTAACCTGTGAGCGCTCCGGTAATTGTGAGCTCCAGACCCTGGCCCATGACCTGGGTGTAAGGGAAGTACGCTATAGCGGCGAAAAACGCCATGTTCCCATCGACGACTCCAGCCCAGCATTGGTGCGCGACCCGAACAAGTGCATTTTGTGCGGACGTTGTGTTCGTATGTGTGACGAAGTGCAGGGCGTACATGCTTTAGGCTATATCAATCGTGGCTGGGACACGGTGGTAGAGCCCCTGTTCGGACAGAAGCTGGCCGAAGTGGCTTGTGTCAATTGCGGCCAATGCTCTACGGTTTGTCCTACCGGTGCCATCACCGAAAAGAGCTATGTGGATGATGTTTGGGCCGCTCTCGCCGATCCTGATAAATATGTTGTAGTACAAACGGCACCGGCAACCCGGGTGGCTGTGGGTGAAGCACTGGGCATGGCACCGGGAGCTATTGTTACTGGCCAGATGGTGGCCGGTCTCAGACGGCTGGGATTTGACAACGTTTTCGATACTGATTTCACCGCTGACCTTACTATTTTAGAAGAAGGGAACGAGCTGTTAGACCGGCTGAAGAACGGAGGTCCCTTGCCGCTCCTTACCTCGTGTAGCCCTGGTTGGGTCAAGTTCTGCGAGCACTTTTATCCGGATCTTTTGCCCCATGTTTCCACTTGCAAGTCGCCACAACAGATGTTTGGCGCTATAGCCAAGACTTACTATGCCGACAAGATCGGGGTCAAGGCCGAAGACATGTATGTAGTATCGATTATGCCCTGTACCGCCAAGAAATACGAAGCTCAGCGGCCGGAAATGACAGCCTCAGGTGTAGCCGATGTGGATGCTGTTCTTACCGTTCGTGAATTGGCTCGTATGTTTAAGGAAGCCGGCATTAACTTCGAAGGTCTGCCGGAGGAAGACTACGACGATCCGCTTGGAATTTCTACCGGTGCGGCTGTTATCTTCGGCGCTTCCGGCGGCGTGATGGAAGCAGCCCTGAGAACGGTATACGAAGTGGTTACCGGAAAGACCTTGGAAGCCCTAGATTTCACCGAAGTGCGCGGTCTTACCGGTATCAAAGAAGCAGAAGTAGATCTGGACGGCACTAAAGTCAAAGTGGCCGTATCTAACAGTTTGGCCAATGCTCGCCAAATCCTAGACAAGATCAAGGCCGGCGAGGCTCCGTGGCAGTTTGTGGAGATAATGGCTTGTCCCGGTGGCTGTATAGGCGGCGGCGGGCAGCCCATCCCGGTGGATCGTGAAGCACGGGAAGCCAGGATTAAAGCTATTTACGATGCTGATAAGGGTATGCCAATCAGAAAATCCCATGAAAACCCGGCGGTTCAAACACTGTATAAAGAGTTCTTAGGTGAACCTTTATCCCACAAGTCGCACGAACTGCTTCATACGCACTATACTGAGCGGTCGGCTTTTTAA
- the fdhF gene encoding formate dehydrogenase subunit alpha, translated as MVEFTMDGRQGSVPEGTTILAAAESLGIEIPTLCYERDLVVAGACRLCVVEVEQIKKNLPAACAQPVGPGMVIHTNSPRVKEARRTILELIIANHPLDCLTCEANGKCKLQQYCYEYGVKDTPYRGETRQYEIDDSNPFIERDMDKCILCGKCVRICAEVQGVHAIGYIDRGFDTKIGTLFDGELADSPCVSCGQCIYMCPVGALTAKPSHGLGRDYEVEKIPTTCPYCGVGCQLALNVKNDKIVGVSNIADSHNQGYLCVKGRFGYEFVHSPDRLTTPLIKKNGQFEEATWDEALDLVAEKLGAIKSEYGPNAIAGLTSAKCTNEENYLFQKLMRAVIGTNNVDHCARLUHAPTVAGLATAFGSGAMTNSIEEIEQAEVILAVGTNTTETHPVIGTRVHKAITRNGTKLIVVDPRQTTMSERADIWLRPWPGTNVAVANGLLNVIIAEGLADAAFIEERTENFAAVKEAVAAYTPEEVEKISGVPADDLRAAARLYASAQRASILYTMGLTQHSTGTDGVLSMANLALVTGNLGKVGTGVNPLRGQNNVQGACDMGGLPDVFTGYQKVFDPNAQEKFTQAWGVSALPSEVGLKMGQIFKGAGDGTIRGMYIMGENPLLSEPDLNHATECLENIDFLVVQDLFLTETAELADVVLPAASFAEKDGTFTNTERRVCRVRQAVSPRGEAKPDWQIICELSNRLGYAMNYSHPKEIMDEIASVTPSYGGISYDRLENGGLQWPCPDKEHPGTTYLHKGKFARGLGKFTPVEYKPAAELPDEEYPFYLTTGRILYHYHGGTMTRRVDGLNELAPSGLLEVNPADAAKLGLEDGEVVRVSSRRGSITPEVEITDRVKPGLMFIAMHFREAAANVLTQAVYDPVSGIPEYKVSAVKVEKIS; from the coding sequence ATGGTGGAGTTTACCATGGATGGTCGTCAGGGATCAGTCCCTGAAGGGACCACCATTTTGGCAGCGGCAGAGAGCCTTGGTATAGAAATCCCTACTTTGTGCTATGAACGGGATTTAGTTGTAGCCGGGGCCTGTAGGTTGTGTGTAGTGGAAGTGGAGCAGATCAAGAAGAACTTGCCGGCTGCTTGTGCTCAGCCGGTAGGGCCGGGCATGGTTATTCATACTAACAGCCCGAGAGTGAAGGAAGCACGGCGAACGATTCTGGAGCTTATTATTGCCAATCATCCCCTGGATTGTCTGACTTGTGAAGCCAACGGCAAGTGTAAACTGCAGCAGTATTGTTATGAGTATGGAGTCAAAGATACACCGTATCGAGGCGAGACGCGTCAATACGAAATTGACGACAGCAACCCGTTCATAGAACGGGATATGGACAAATGCATTCTCTGCGGCAAATGTGTGCGTATATGTGCTGAAGTCCAGGGTGTTCATGCCATTGGCTATATCGACCGTGGCTTTGACACCAAGATAGGTACCTTATTCGACGGGGAATTGGCCGATTCACCTTGTGTGTCCTGCGGCCAGTGCATCTACATGTGTCCGGTGGGAGCGCTGACAGCGAAACCGAGTCATGGATTGGGACGGGATTACGAGGTTGAAAAAATACCCACTACCTGTCCGTATTGTGGTGTGGGTTGCCAGTTGGCTCTGAACGTAAAGAATGACAAAATCGTCGGGGTTAGCAACATTGCTGACAGCCACAACCAAGGATACTTGTGTGTGAAGGGACGCTTTGGCTATGAATTTGTTCACAGCCCAGACCGTCTAACCACACCCTTGATCAAAAAGAACGGCCAGTTTGAAGAAGCCACCTGGGACGAGGCTTTGGATTTGGTGGCAGAAAAACTGGGGGCTATCAAGTCTGAATATGGCCCGAATGCCATTGCTGGGTTAACGTCAGCCAAATGTACCAATGAAGAAAACTACCTGTTCCAAAAATTGATGCGGGCGGTGATTGGCACTAATAATGTAGACCATTGTGCCCGTCTCTGACACGCTCCTACCGTAGCCGGTCTGGCTACTGCATTTGGGAGCGGCGCTATGACAAACAGTATTGAGGAAATAGAGCAGGCAGAAGTTATCTTGGCTGTGGGTACCAATACTACTGAGACCCATCCGGTGATTGGCACCCGGGTGCACAAAGCTATCACCCGAAACGGAACCAAACTCATCGTCGTTGATCCGCGCCAGACCACCATGTCTGAGCGAGCCGACATTTGGCTCAGGCCTTGGCCCGGCACTAACGTAGCAGTGGCTAATGGGTTGCTCAATGTCATTATTGCAGAGGGCCTGGCGGATGCTGCCTTTATTGAAGAACGGACGGAGAATTTCGCTGCGGTCAAAGAAGCTGTAGCGGCTTATACCCCGGAGGAAGTGGAGAAGATAAGCGGTGTCCCGGCCGACGATCTCAGGGCTGCAGCCCGCTTGTACGCTTCAGCCCAGCGGGCCAGCATTTTGTACACCATGGGTCTTACCCAGCATAGCACCGGCACTGATGGCGTTTTGTCCATGGCTAATTTGGCTCTGGTTACGGGGAACCTCGGTAAGGTTGGTACCGGCGTGAATCCCCTCAGAGGCCAAAACAATGTGCAGGGTGCATGCGATATGGGCGGTCTACCTGATGTTTTCACCGGTTACCAGAAAGTTTTCGATCCAAATGCACAGGAAAAGTTTACCCAGGCTTGGGGTGTGTCTGCACTTCCGTCCGAAGTGGGTCTCAAGATGGGACAGATCTTTAAGGGCGCCGGTGACGGCACCATTAGAGGCATGTACATCATGGGTGAGAACCCACTTCTGAGCGAACCGGACCTTAACCATGCCACCGAGTGTTTAGAGAATATTGATTTCCTGGTAGTTCAGGACCTTTTCCTCACCGAGACGGCGGAGCTGGCCGACGTAGTTCTGCCCGCTGCTTCCTTTGCCGAAAAAGACGGCACTTTCACTAATACTGAGCGCCGAGTTTGCCGGGTTCGGCAGGCCGTATCCCCGCGGGGAGAAGCCAAACCGGATTGGCAAATTATCTGCGAGTTGTCCAATCGGTTAGGATATGCCATGAACTACAGTCATCCCAAAGAGATCATGGACGAAATCGCGTCGGTGACGCCGAGCTATGGCGGCATAAGCTACGACCGCTTAGAAAACGGGGGCTTGCAGTGGCCGTGCCCGGACAAGGAACATCCGGGAACGACTTACCTGCACAAAGGGAAATTTGCCCGTGGTTTGGGCAAGTTCACCCCGGTAGAGTACAAACCGGCGGCTGAGCTTCCGGATGAAGAGTACCCGTTCTATCTGACCACCGGCCGGATTCTGTATCATTACCATGGTGGCACCATGACCAGACGGGTGGATGGACTGAACGAGCTGGCTCCGAGCGGACTGCTGGAAGTTAACCCTGCCGATGCTGCCAAGCTAGGCTTGGAAGATGGAGAGGTTGTCCGGGTGAGCTCGCGGCGGGGAAGCATAACGCCCGAGGTGGAGATTACTGACCGGGTTAAACCGGGGCTGATGTTCATCGCCATGCATTTCAGGGAAGCTGCGGCTAACGTTCTTACCCAAGCTGTCTACGACCCAGTTTCCGGGATTCCGGAATACAAGGTTTCAGCGGTGAAGGTGGAGAAAATAAGTTAA